The nucleotide sequence GCCGATGCTAAAAGGCAAGAAAATCATCCTGGTCGGCGACCATCACCAATTGCCGCCATTGCTCGGGAACGACACACTGGAAGAAACGCTTGAGGAAATGATCAAAGAAAACAGCGGCTTCGAAGAAAAGCGGGAACTTGAGAAACTGTTGGAAGAGTCTTTGTTTGAGCGCTTGTACAAAAACTTGCCGGACGCGAACAAGACGATGCTTGCCATCCAGTACCGCATGCATGCGGACATCATGGAAACAATTACGCCGTTCTATAAAGGCGAGAACAAGCAATTGCAATGCGGACTTCTCGATTCTGACCGGGAACGCGATCATTTATTGGAATCGAACACCGTGAAACGCAGCAATCACTTGATGTGGCTTGATGTGCCGAACGAACCGGCGTATTTTGAAGAACGCATGAGCGGCGGGAAAAGTCTGTATAACTCAGCCGAACTGCGTGAAATCAGCGCACTGCTAGTGGAAATGAACGACGCAGTGGCGGAAGCAAAAGCAGCCGGACGAATTGCCGCAGACGAATTGAAAAGCGTCGGCGTGATTTCGTTTTACGGCGAACAAGTCAAACGCCTGCAGCGCATGATCGACCAGGAACTGCGCTTGCCGCATTTGACGATCCGGACAGGAACCGTCGACCGCTTCCAGGGAAGCGAAATGGAAGTCATCCTGCTCAGCATGGTGCGCAACAACGGGAACAGCCATGGAGATATTGGCTTTGCGAAAGACTATCGCCGCCTGAACGTGGCATTGTCGCGCGCCAAGCAATTGCTGGTGCTGGTCGGCAGTTCGTCTATGTTTACGCAGCGTGCGAAAAAGAACGAAACGAAACAGATGTACCGGCATGTACTCGAAACCGTAAAACGGAAAAATGGCCTGAAGCTGGTGCAGGAAAGCAGGGGATGAACGTATGGAGAAACTGAAAAGCGAATTGCGGTCGAACCTGCTTGCTGCCTCGGACGTGTCAATCACCGACGAACGGGTTTGGAAACTGCCGGTTGTGCTTTACGATGTTAGTTTTGATCGCGTGAAGCGCTTGAAGATGGACATCTTGATGAAGATGCTGCTGTTTGCGTTTCAGGAAACGGAAATCCGCCGAGCCGCAACACTCGCGGATATGCTGATGGTAGAGGAACTGTTTGTCCGTGACTTGATGGAGAAGATGCAGCGGACGGGGTTGATTGAACTTCAAAAGAAGGGCTATGGGCTGACAGCGAAAGGCTTTGATTACCTGGAAAAAGGCATTTTTGATGAAGAGATGGAAGGCGAAGCGACCGTGATTTCCTTCAGTGCCGTGCACGATGAGTATTTGCTTCCGTCCGACCACATGCATCCCGAAGCGGAAGAAAGAATGCCGCGTTACCGCTACGACGGGGTACGGGGCACCCTGAAAAAAGAGCGCATGCAAAAGCTGTTGGCGAAGGAAATGGTATATCCGGCAGAAGACAGTTTCCAGATCATCGCCACGGACATCACTGCCTGCATCGAGCAGGAGACGGTGTTCGTTCCGTGCCTGGAATTCCAATTGTACGACCGGAAGCAGGACATTTTTTATGCCCGCGTCTGGAATACGTTCAAAGGCAGCTGGGACGAAACGCTTGCCAAGCAAATCGAAGAGCGCGAAGTCGTGAAATGGCGCAAAGTGATGGAAGAACGGGAAGCGGTACTGGCCAGCACTGAATAAAATTCAAAAGGAATCCGGCTCATTGCGATGAGGCTGGATTTCTTTTTTGTATAAAAGACAGAAAATTTAGAATTGACACCACAGCTGTTTATCGAAATACTGTAAATAGAAAGCCAGCGAAATCAGAAAGGGTGAATGTGGTGAAGAAAACCATTTTCGTAAGTGATATTTCTTCAATTAAATACAACCATTTTTCATTTAAAAACAAAAAAGACGTCATCAAAGAGTACCCTTTTGTCGTTAAAACAGCTCCTGACGGCAGCTCTTATCATTTTGATCAAGAGGATCTGGCTGCAATGAGCAATTACGAAAAGGATCTTGCGCCGCACGATGAGAAAGACAGGCTTACGAAAACTGAATACATCGGAAAAATGAAAAAGGAATTCTACCATCAAATTCGTTCGGGAAATATGGATGAAATCCTCGCCTTTTTATACAAACTGGAAAATAAGGATTTTGAATTAAAATGGGGAGGGATGATAGAACCCAAATTCAAAACTTAATGGCGGATGGTCAAGGAGAAGTTGAAAAGTAATAACAACTTCCAACAGAGTGAGATATCTTCCGTTTCTGAATTGAGATTCTTAGTTAAAGGGGATAGAGAATGAACCCATATTGTAAAGGCATCATTCAACAAATGGATTTGGCGGTTGACTCGGTTATTAAACTAATGGACACGTTGAGCGATGAAGATTTGCTGAACAAGCCGAATGCGGAGAAATGGTCGATTGGAGAATTGTTGGCGCATATGTCCGTTATAGGCAAAGCCGATTTCCTGATTGGTTTGGGAGCATCGGAGGAAGAATTGGACCAATATTACGAGGAAACAGCACCTCAAATGAGTTTGAAGTCCATTGCTTCTACTTTAACGGGGAACTACGCTTATCTGCGGAATGGCATGGCGGAAATGGAAGAAAAGGATTTGCAGCAGGTAACGACTTCCTTTTTCGGGGCTGTCCACTCTAGATACGAGTGGCTTCTGGATACGCAGGCGCATTTTTATCATCATCGCGGCCAGCTGCACGCCATTCTGGTCCATGTGCTCAAGCGGGAACCGAACGTTCAGTTGTTCGAATGAGGCCGTGGGTTTATAGAATCGAAAAGAGCTTCCAGGGAGACGTACATCCTCCTGGAAGCTCTTTTTTTACACTCTCAATGAACCACGGAATCCTCTGGCTGCATAATAGGAATCCGCGCCGTTATGGTACAGGAAGACTTGCCCGTAGCGGGAGTCGCAGAACAAGGCACCGCCGCGGTCCCGAATGTCGGGAGGCGTCTGGACCCAGCTTGATGTTTTCAAGTCGAAGTCGCCAACTTTCTGCAGGCTCCGGTATTGTTCTTCCGTCAGCAACTCAATGCCCATGTCCGCTGCCATGCCGACTGCGCTGTTTTCGGGTTTGTTTTTCTTGCGGGATTCGAGCGCTTCCGGGTCAAAGCAAACGCTTCTCCGGCCGTCCGGGCTTTCTTTGGAACAGTCATAAAACACATATTCATCTTTCGCTTTGTCATACTCGACAACATCCGGTTCGCCGCCTGTCCGCTCCATTTCATGGAGCGACCACAGTTTATCCGGATTGGCTTCAAGCTTTTCCTGGATTTTCGGCCATTCCAAAAATTCGTGGCGGTCGATGTGCTTCTCGAATCGTTCCTTCAAAGTGTTGAGCAATTCGTAGCGCTGTTCCGATGCTAAAGGTTTATTCGTCTGATCAGTTTTTGTCACGCTAATTCCTCCTTGTTGTTCTTGATGCTCTTAGTATATAAGAAAAGGCGCTTGTTTAGGTTAAAATCCTGATAAATTCCAAATGAACTGCATTCCGGTAAGCAAATAGTTTATATAGAAGAAACTGCAGCGGCCCCTTTTTCGATATAAAGGATTGTCTGGCTCCACTGCAGAATACTATAGGCAACCAGTAAGTGTAAGGAAAGTAAGCAGCCATGGAGTCCCGGTAAGGTCTAAACCACCTAAACGAAGAAAGGGGAAATACGATGAAAATCTTGATTCTCGGAGGCACCCGTTTTCTCGGGCGTTTTCTGGCCGAAACAGCCCTTCAAAAAGGGCATGAAGTTAGCTTGTTCAACAGAGGGAAATCGGATCCCAACTTGTTTCCGGAAGCAGAGAAATTGACCGGAGACCGGGACGGCCAATTAGAAGCGCTAAAAGGACGGACATGGGACGCGGTAATTGATACAAGCGGCTATTTGCCATGGCAGGTCAAAGATTCGGCGGAACTGCTTCGTGATGCAACCGGCCACTATACTTTCATCTCCAGCGCTTCTGTCTATGCCGAGCTCGAAGGACCCGGAATTGATGAAAACCATGCAGTCGGGCAATTAAAGCCGGAAAAAGTGGAAGAGCTGAAAGGGATGGACGCGGCGCAGGCGATTGGCGCCCATTACGGAGAGCTGAAGGTGTTATGCGAACAGGAAGTGGAGCAAGCTTTTACAGGACGCAGTTTGATTATCCGGCCTGGGCTTATTGTTGGCCCCTACGATTTCACGGACCGTTTTACTTATTGGGTCAACCGCATGAAAAAAGGCGGGGAAGTGCTGGCGCCTGGGCGAAGAGACAAGGAAGTGCAGTTTATTGATGTCCGCGATTTGGCGGAATGGATTGTGAAGATGGTCGAAAGCCAAGAAACCGGAACGTTTAATGCGACAGGGCCGGAAGAGAAGCTAACGATGGAACAGTTTTTGGAAGGCTGCAAGTCAGCAGCAGAGAGTGACGCCGAGCTGGTCTGGGTGGATGAGCACTTTTTGTTGGGGCACGGCGTAGCTGGCTGGTCGGACATGCCGCTCTGGATTCCGGATGAGGAAAACATGGCCGGATTTCTTACCGTCGATAGCCGCAAAGCAGTGCAAGCGGGATTAACATTTCGTCCGCTAAGCGACACGGTCCGGGACACGCTTGCCTGGGAAGCGACGCGCACCGTTTCGGAGCGGAAAGCGGGGCTCGATCCACAAAAAGAAAAAGCGGTGCTGGAAGATTGGAAAGAACGGGCGCTTTAAACTGCCCTGAATGATAGTCAAACAAAGCCAACACGATGAAAAGAGTTTCTATGGGATATTTTTTCTGTAGGAGCTTTTTTCATTTCTATTAATAAATTTAAAGAACTGGAAACTATTTAGGCGTCCTGTGCGTCCTATGAAGTTAAGAAAGCTTTCATTCACCCATGAAGGAAGTCACGAATTCACCGGAATAGGGGTTTTAAAGACGACAAAGCGGGTAAGTCCTTCTGCGCATTTTGAAGAAATTAGGGACTTTAAACTATCATTCCTGCCAGTTGTTTAGTAAAATAGAATTTGTCATTCTTTGTAAGAATCTCTCGCTTGAGGTATCTGGCTTCAAGCTTTTTTAATGTCCTGTCCGAAAGATTCCTGTGAAGACCACTAATGAGAAGGTGTATTATGAAAAATATGAAAACAACTACTAAAAAAATAACAAACAAGTTTGTGCCTCTTTTCCTGCTGGCAGTAGTCATGATGTGGATGAAGACATACTTGACCCAAAAAACTCAATTTAAACTGGATGTCGACGGCGTCTTGCAGGAGTTCCTGCTGTTCATCAACCCGCTCGGGTCCGCGCTGCTATTATTAAGCTTGTCGCTATTGTTTAAAGGGAAACGGAAATACATATCGCTTCTATTCATTTACGTCGTTATGTCCATATTCCTATATGCGAATGCGGTGTATTACCGATTCTTTAGTGATTTCCTGACCTTGCCGACTTTGTTCCAAACGCAGAACTTCGGCGATCTGGGCGGCAGCATCGTTACGCTGATCCAGCCGACGGATCTTTTGTTCTTTGTGGATGTCGCACTGCTGATTTATCTGGTCTTTTCTAAGCGGGTGCCAAAAGAAACGAAAAACTTCAAAACGAAAGCGGTCATTCCAGCGATTACGATGGCATTGGCAATTTCGTTCTTGAACTTAGGCCTGGCAGAAAGCGACCGTCCCGAATTATTGACGCGCGGCTTTGACCGCAACTACATCGTGAAATATTTGGGGATGTACAATTACGCCCTTTATGACACGGTGGAAACCTTGAAATCTTCTTCCCAGCGCGTACTCGCTGACAGCGATGACGGCACGGAAGTGGTCAACTACACGAAATCCAATTATGCGAGCCCGAACGAAGCGTATTTCGGGGCAGCTGAAGGCATGAACGTCGTTTACCTGCATCTGGAATCGTTCCAGACCTTCTTGATGGATTATGAATTGAACGGAGAAGAAGTGACGCCGTTCCTGAATTCATTGATTGGCGAAGAAAATACGATGTACTTCGATAATTTCTTCCATCAGACAGCGCAAGGCAAAACTTCGGATGCCGAGTTCATGCTTGAAAACTCGTTGTTCGGTTTGCCGAAAGGTTCCGCGTTTATCACGAAAGGCCAGAACACTTACCAAGCCGCTCCTGCTTTACTGAAAGACAAAGGCTATACGTCTGCAGTCTTCCATGGCAACAACGGCACGTTCTGGAACCGTTCTGAAATCTACAAATCATTCGGCTATGACCATTTCTTCGATATCGAGTCATATACGAATCTGACCGACCAAGACATGGCTGAGTACGGCGTAATGGATAAGCCTTTCTTTGAACAGTCGGCACCTCTTTTGGAGTCATTGCCGGAACCGTTCTATTCGAAATTTATCACAGTCGCCCACCATTTCCCTTATAAAATCGATCCTGCATTGACAACGATCGAAAAAGCGGCAACGGGTGATGCCAGTGTGGATAACTATTTCCAGACGGCTCGCTACGCAGATGAAGCGATTGAGCAGTTCTTCACACAGCTGGAAGAATCCGGTTTGGCGGACAACACGATGGTCGTCATGTACGGGGACCATTACGGGATTTCCGACAACCACAACGCGGCCATGGGCCAGTTGCTTGGAAAAGAAATCACACCGGTTGAAAACACCAAGCTGCAGCGGGTTCCGTTGTTCATCCACGTACCGGGTATGGAAGGCGGCGTCAATCATACGTACGGCGGCCAAATTGACCTTCTGCCGACTGTGATGCATTTGCTTGGCGTTGACACACAAAACAACGTCCAGTTCGGTACAGACCTATTGTCTCCGGAACACGAAGAACTAGTGACATTCCGCAACGGCGACTTTGCGAGTCCGGAAATCTACGCAGTCGGCGAACAGTTCTACAACCCGGAAACGGGCTTGCCGATTGAAGATGAAAAACAACTGGAAATCGCAGAAAATCTGCAAGAACACGGCACGTATGAATTGCAGTTGTCTGACCGCGTGGTCAACGGCGACTTGTTGAGATTCTATACACCGCCTGGTTTCGAGCCAATCGATCCAGCGGACTACAACTACCAGGTAGATCCAGCGGTTGTGGAAGGCGAATAAACGAAATAGAGGTGTCCCGAAAACCGGATTTGACGGTTTGTCGGGGCACCTCTTTTTTGACTAAATAGAGAGCTGAATTTTTAGAAGAATGAACATTAACAAGTACCTTGCCTAATCCTTCACTTCAGGCGGACGCTTTCCGCGGAGCTGGCCTCAGCTTCCTCGTCGCTTCGCTCCTGCGGGATCTTCGGCTCATCCTATTCCCGTTGGTGTCGCCGTCTTTCGTTTCGGATTAACGGGGATAACTGAAAACTTAAAGCAAATGAAATTAAGTTTATGGGAAATGAAGTAACCACTTTAATTCTTGTGATAGCGGCTTAATCATCTGGCCAGGACTTCTGGGCAAACTAAAGGAAGCTGCACTTGATCAAGTGCAGCTTCCTCTTTATTCATTATTTTATTCGATTACAGTTTTGCAATTTCCGGATCGGCGACTTTTACGAGCTGTTTGCCGAGGTTGCTGCCTTCGAATAAGCCGAAGAATGCTTCAGGTGTTTTTTCGAAACCTTCGATGATGGTTTCTTCGTATTTCAGTTTTCCTTCTTGCAGCCATTTGCCAAGAGCGACAGCGCCGGTTTTAAAGTCGTGCGCGTAATCGCCAAGTGTGAAGCCTTTCATCATGGAGCTGGTTGTAATGAACTTCCATTGAATGCGCGGTCCGATGTCTTCGCCCGGTGTGTTGTAGGACGAAATGGTGCCGCATAGCACGACGCGTGCTTTGTTGTTGAGTTCCCAGATGACGGCATCGGATACCGGGCCGCCGACGTTGTCGAAGTAAACGTCTACGCCGTCCGGCAAGGCATTCTTCAAGTCTTCATTGAAGCTGTCTTTTTTGTAATTGACCGCTGCATCGAAGCCAAGTTCGTTGATCAAGTAATCCACTTTCTCATCAGAACCGGCGATGCCGACTGCTCTTGCACCTTTCAGTTTGGCAATCTGCCCGACAACGGAACCGACTGCTCCAGCTGCGCCAGAAACCACAACGGTTTCGCCTTCTTTCGGTTGGCCGATATCGAGCAATCCGAAGTAAGCGGTCAAGCCGGTCAAACCGAGGATGCCGAGGCGAGTAGTGATAGGCGCTATTGCCGGATCCACTTTTTGTACGGAATCCGCTTTGGCTGTGTTATACTCCGCCCACGCAAGGTTAGCGGTCACGATGTCGCCTTTTTGGAAGCGGTCGGATTTCGATTCAATGACTTCAGCCAAGATGCCGCCTGTGATAGCTTCGTTCAATTGATAGGGAGCAATATACGATTTAACATCTTTCATGCGGCCGCGCATATACGGGTCAACAGACAGATAAAGTGTTTTTAACAACAGTTCATCGGTTCCGAGTGAAGGGATTTCTTTGTCGACAAATGCAAAATCTTCATTTGTAGGTGTGCCTTCCGGTCGGTTGATCAAATGGATTTCTTTGTATGTGTTTGGTGTCATGAAAATTCCTCCTCTAATTTTGTTCGAAAAGAAGCGTAACATGGTTAGCGAGGCGAATCAAAAATTATAACCCGGCAAGCTGATATTGTTGCAGATGGCTTACGGGTGTGGTATTGGTAAAAATTACATTGAAAAAGGCACTATCCAACCTGCCCAGGGGCGATTCGGATAGTGCCTTTTCATCAATCATTTTTAAGGCCTTATTGTTCCATCAGTTCCGGATAAACGGTTTCTGCAACCAAC is from Planococcus liqunii and encodes:
- a CDS encoding DUF4256 domain-containing protein, whose protein sequence is MTKTDQTNKPLASEQRYELLNTLKERFEKHIDRHEFLEWPKIQEKLEANPDKLWSLHEMERTGGEPDVVEYDKAKDEYVFYDCSKESPDGRRSVCFDPEALESRKKNKPENSAVGMAADMGIELLTEEQYRSLQKVGDFDLKTSSWVQTPPDIRDRGGALFCDSRYGQVFLYHNGADSYYAARGFRGSLRV
- a CDS encoding LTA synthase family protein, translated to MKNMKTTTKKITNKFVPLFLLAVVMMWMKTYLTQKTQFKLDVDGVLQEFLLFINPLGSALLLLSLSLLFKGKRKYISLLFIYVVMSIFLYANAVYYRFFSDFLTLPTLFQTQNFGDLGGSIVTLIQPTDLLFFVDVALLIYLVFSKRVPKETKNFKTKAVIPAITMALAISFLNLGLAESDRPELLTRGFDRNYIVKYLGMYNYALYDTVETLKSSSQRVLADSDDGTEVVNYTKSNYASPNEAYFGAAEGMNVVYLHLESFQTFLMDYELNGEEVTPFLNSLIGEENTMYFDNFFHQTAQGKTSDAEFMLENSLFGLPKGSAFITKGQNTYQAAPALLKDKGYTSAVFHGNNGTFWNRSEIYKSFGYDHFFDIESYTNLTDQDMAEYGVMDKPFFEQSAPLLESLPEPFYSKFITVAHHFPYKIDPALTTIEKAATGDASVDNYFQTARYADEAIEQFFTQLEESGLADNTMVVMYGDHYGISDNHNAAMGQLLGKEITPVENTKLQRVPLFIHVPGMEGGVNHTYGGQIDLLPTVMHLLGVDTQNNVQFGTDLLSPEHEELVTFRNGDFASPEIYAVGEQFYNPETGLPIEDEKQLEIAENLQEHGTYELQLSDRVVNGDLLRFYTPPGFEPIDPADYNYQVDPAVVEGE
- a CDS encoding NADP-dependent oxidoreductase, whose product is MTPNTYKEIHLINRPEGTPTNEDFAFVDKEIPSLGTDELLLKTLYLSVDPYMRGRMKDVKSYIAPYQLNEAITGGILAEVIESKSDRFQKGDIVTANLAWAEYNTAKADSVQKVDPAIAPITTRLGILGLTGLTAYFGLLDIGQPKEGETVVVSGAAGAVGSVVGQIAKLKGARAVGIAGSDEKVDYLINELGFDAAVNYKKDSFNEDLKNALPDGVDVYFDNVGGPVSDAVIWELNNKARVVLCGTISSYNTPGEDIGPRIQWKFITTSSMMKGFTLGDYAHDFKTGAVALGKWLQEGKLKYEETIIEGFEKTPEAFFGLFEGSNLGKQLVKVADPEIAKL
- a CDS encoding SDR family oxidoreductase gives rise to the protein MKILILGGTRFLGRFLAETALQKGHEVSLFNRGKSDPNLFPEAEKLTGDRDGQLEALKGRTWDAVIDTSGYLPWQVKDSAELLRDATGHYTFISSASVYAELEGPGIDENHAVGQLKPEKVEELKGMDAAQAIGAHYGELKVLCEQEVEQAFTGRSLIIRPGLIVGPYDFTDRFTYWVNRMKKGGEVLAPGRRDKEVQFIDVRDLAEWIVKMVESQETGTFNATGPEEKLTMEQFLEGCKSAAESDAELVWVDEHFLLGHGVAGWSDMPLWIPDEENMAGFLTVDSRKAVQAGLTFRPLSDTVRDTLAWEATRTVSERKAGLDPQKEKAVLEDWKERAL
- a CDS encoding DinB family protein, with translation MNPYCKGIIQQMDLAVDSVIKLMDTLSDEDLLNKPNAEKWSIGELLAHMSVIGKADFLIGLGASEEELDQYYEETAPQMSLKSIASTLTGNYAYLRNGMAEMEEKDLQQVTTSFFGAVHSRYEWLLDTQAHFYHHRGQLHAILVHVLKREPNVQLFE